The Lysobacter gummosus genome includes a region encoding these proteins:
- a CDS encoding serine hydrolase domain-containing protein, translating into MSITPMLPSVRYPLSAACAIALFFLAAPSKAADTCDAPATDEAAATAQRILQALIDTNAVPGMGAAVWRNGRVVWTGCAGLRDVEARKPVRRDTVFRLASVSKIIAATAVAKLAEEGRLDIDAPVGGVLPWLPKPWSPVTARQLASHTSGAPHYSGNDLDVLGRVRYPTARDAVGIFSGRALLSAPGASYSYSSWGYTLLGAVIEAISGEHFLHYVKRQVTDGLAIDADGEAAAENASQLYAIEGGAIVHMPRTDMSYIWPAGGLAATPEALAQFGGRVLEHRIVGAARWQVMQQPALLASGEPARERDYEVGFGWRLGRDAGGDRIAHHAGITIGARSMLMLWPGEDTAASVLSNALWVSSMEPTTQLLAAPFRPRPAGLVTADCPVAGRMAGTLKNVRFDLEATFRLERGRCVGELAASAPLREYFAKATAWPSRSLRIVALTSDGTLSRAALATPFGLYELRALAAGRWSATLSAGATLELAMAGPEASTRSPNAGSR; encoded by the coding sequence ATGTCCATCACGCCAATGCTTCCGTCCGTGCGCTATCCCTTGTCCGCGGCATGCGCGATTGCGCTGTTTTTCCTGGCCGCACCGTCGAAGGCCGCCGATACCTGCGACGCGCCCGCGACCGATGAAGCTGCGGCCACCGCGCAACGCATACTGCAGGCCTTGATCGATACCAACGCCGTGCCGGGCATGGGCGCGGCCGTATGGCGCAATGGCCGCGTGGTGTGGACCGGCTGCGCCGGGTTGCGCGATGTCGAAGCGCGCAAACCGGTACGGCGCGACACGGTGTTCCGTCTGGCCAGCGTATCCAAGATCATCGCCGCCACCGCGGTGGCGAAGCTGGCCGAGGAAGGCCGGCTCGATATCGACGCGCCGGTAGGCGGGGTATTGCCCTGGCTGCCAAAGCCGTGGTCGCCCGTGACGGCGCGCCAACTCGCATCGCATACCTCCGGCGCGCCGCACTACTCCGGCAACGACCTCGATGTGCTCGGCCGTGTCCGCTATCCCACCGCGCGCGACGCGGTCGGCATCTTCTCCGGGCGCGCACTGCTGTCCGCGCCGGGCGCGTCTTACAGCTACTCGTCCTGGGGCTATACGCTGCTCGGCGCGGTGATCGAAGCGATCTCGGGCGAGCATTTCCTCCACTACGTCAAGCGCCAAGTCACCGACGGACTGGCGATCGACGCCGACGGCGAAGCGGCCGCCGAAAACGCTTCGCAGCTGTACGCCATCGAAGGCGGCGCGATCGTGCACATGCCGCGCACCGACATGAGCTATATCTGGCCCGCGGGCGGGCTTGCGGCCACGCCCGAGGCCTTGGCGCAATTCGGCGGCCGCGTGCTCGAACACCGCATCGTCGGCGCCGCGCGCTGGCAGGTGATGCAGCAACCGGCCCTGCTGGCCAGCGGCGAGCCCGCGCGCGAGCGCGACTACGAGGTCGGTTTCGGCTGGCGGCTCGGCCGCGATGCCGGCGGCGACCGCATCGCGCACCATGCGGGCATCACCATCGGCGCGCGCAGCATGCTGATGCTGTGGCCCGGCGAGGACACCGCCGCCAGCGTGTTGTCGAACGCGCTGTGGGTATCGTCGATGGAACCCACGACGCAACTGCTCGCCGCTCCATTCCGCCCGCGACCAGCCGGCCTGGTCACGGCGGATTGTCCTGTCGCGGGCCGCATGGCCGGCACGCTCAAGAACGTCCGCTTCGATCTGGAAGCCACGTTCCGATTGGAGCGCGGCCGCTGCGTAGGCGAATTGGCTGCATCCGCGCCGCTGCGCGAGTATTTCGCGAAAGCAACCGCATGGCCAAGCCGCAGCTTGCGCATCGTCGCACTGACCAGCGACGGCACGCTGTCGCGCGCCGCGCTTGCGACCCCGTTCGGACTGTATGAGCTACGAGCCCTCGCCGCGGGTCGCTGGTCGGCAACGCTCAGTGCTGGCGCGACGCTGGAGCTGGCGATGGCAGGTCCAGAGGCGAGCACTCGGAGCCCTAACGCAGGATCGCGCTGA
- a CDS encoding LytR/AlgR family response regulator transcription factor encodes MIRVCVIDDEPLARRGVVSLLATFDDMQVTAEYEDGITALAGLLAQPPDLVFMDVQMPGMNGLDVLAALPPASRPLSILLTAHDSFAVRAFALNAVDYLLKPIDDLRFAEAVERARQLLRLRAVDDARAAANAPTKHLQKFSVRIGHRTLFIEADSVAWIGADGDYAVLHAGERTYIVRESLHQLAMQLDPARFVRVHRSSIVRLDQVAEFQPLTNRDALVRLRDGTPVRVSRTYIDSLLSALHAAG; translated from the coding sequence GTGATCCGCGTCTGCGTGATCGACGACGAACCGTTGGCGCGTCGCGGCGTCGTTTCGCTGCTCGCCACGTTCGACGATATGCAAGTGACGGCCGAATACGAAGATGGCATCACGGCCCTGGCGGGGCTGCTGGCGCAGCCGCCGGATCTGGTCTTCATGGATGTGCAGATGCCTGGCATGAACGGTCTGGACGTGTTGGCCGCGCTCCCGCCCGCAAGCCGGCCACTGTCCATCCTGCTCACGGCGCACGACAGCTTCGCGGTGCGGGCTTTCGCCTTGAATGCGGTCGACTACTTGCTCAAGCCCATCGACGATCTGCGTTTCGCCGAAGCGGTCGAGCGAGCACGCCAGCTGCTGCGTCTGCGCGCCGTGGACGACGCCCGCGCCGCTGCGAACGCACCGACGAAGCACTTGCAGAAATTCTCGGTGCGGATCGGCCATCGCACACTGTTCATCGAGGCCGACAGTGTGGCGTGGATCGGCGCCGACGGCGATTATGCGGTTCTTCACGCCGGTGAGCGAACGTACATCGTGCGCGAATCGCTGCATCAACTGGCGATGCAGCTAGACCCTGCGCGTTTCGTGCGCGTGCATCGATCCTCCATCGTGCGCCTGGACCAGGTCGCCGAGTTCCAGCCGTTGACCAACCGCGACGCGCTCGTGCGCCTGCGCGACGGAACGCCCGTGCGCGTGAGCCGCACCTACATCGACTCGCTGTTGTCCGCGCTTCACGCGGCGGGCTGA
- a CDS encoding sensor histidine kinase: MLTRAGSPMTPSRPGRRMLPPFWLPVLAGLPLGACLLVMAIPILGHGNATLARTLYLSAFVLWVLPLTLLQRRLWRRGLPVWRIALILLAATYLMALATRLLSIALQTFPSGQLARLTTAGMLDASLLLRGLEGAWLVLVAYCAVHAVVTYYAELRREQAEHLEARALASDAELRALRYQLQPHFLFNTLNAISTLVAEERGAQARQMLARLGDFLRCVLQTRQGHEIALAEEIAMTDTYLEIEKARLGQRLVVSWHLGDGVLAAQVPCLLLQPLVENAIRHGIAPRSAPGRVDIRIARDAACLDIRIGNDLPAPGESAPRDDSCGETVGLDNVRARIARLYPDRATLHAGIDDDGRYQVRMMLPFSTEPVHTGPDRIAPEPGA, translated from the coding sequence ATGCTCACCCGCGCTGGGTCGCCCATGACGCCCTCTCGCCCCGGGCGGCGCATGCTTCCGCCCTTCTGGCTGCCGGTGCTCGCCGGCCTTCCGTTGGGCGCATGCCTGCTGGTGATGGCTATTCCGATCCTCGGCCATGGCAACGCCACGCTGGCGCGGACGCTGTATCTGTCGGCGTTCGTGCTCTGGGTGCTGCCGTTGACGCTGCTGCAGCGGCGACTCTGGCGGCGTGGGTTGCCGGTATGGCGAATCGCACTGATCCTGCTGGCGGCCACCTATCTGATGGCGCTGGCTACGCGCCTGCTCAGTATCGCGCTACAGACATTCCCATCCGGCCAACTAGCGCGGCTGACGACTGCCGGCATGTTGGACGCATCGCTCCTGTTGCGTGGACTGGAAGGCGCCTGGCTGGTGTTGGTGGCCTATTGCGCGGTGCATGCGGTGGTGACGTACTACGCGGAATTGCGCCGCGAACAGGCCGAACACCTGGAAGCGCGGGCATTGGCGAGCGATGCGGAACTGCGGGCCTTGCGTTATCAACTGCAACCGCACTTCCTGTTCAACACGCTCAACGCGATCTCGACGCTGGTGGCCGAGGAACGCGGCGCACAGGCGCGGCAGATGCTCGCGCGGCTCGGCGACTTCCTGCGCTGCGTGCTCCAGACCCGGCAAGGCCATGAGATCGCGCTCGCGGAGGAAATCGCCATGACGGACACCTACCTGGAGATCGAGAAAGCCAGGCTGGGCCAGCGCCTGGTGGTGTCGTGGCATCTAGGCGACGGTGTGCTCGCCGCGCAGGTGCCCTGTTTGCTGTTGCAACCCTTGGTGGAGAATGCGATCCGTCACGGCATCGCACCGCGCAGCGCGCCCGGCCGCGTCGACATCCGCATCGCACGCGATGCCGCTTGCCTGGATATCCGTATCGGCAACGATCTGCCCGCGCCCGGCGAATCGGCGCCACGGGACGACAGCTGCGGCGAAACAGTGGGCCTGGACAACGTGCGCGCCCGCATCGCGCGCTTGTACCCGGATCGCGCGACGCTGCATGCCGGCATCGACGACGACGGCCGCTACCAGGTTCGGATGATGTTGCCGTTCAGCACCGAACCCGTTCACACCGGGCCCGATCGCATCGCGCCGGAGCCGGGCGCGTGA
- a CDS encoding alpha/beta fold hydrolase, producing the protein MKFEHVTFDLPHGTFHALQGGDPDGQPTLVLHGFPDHPPTAKPFLAELGRRGRHVVAPWLRGYAPSPTAGPFDMAALTGDVLALIDRWSPGRAIELIGHDWGGAVTYDVCVTAPERIKRAVTLAFPHPLTFLSQPRLAQLRRSWYMGLFQLPGSGWIVSARDLALIDHLWRQWSPSLSLDPALQAELHETLRASMPAPLRYYRGLLRPGMLRAMRRLAQPITTPLLQLHGYDDGCILPQQVNDSHRFAGPHALEVVPDVGHFLHIEAPEAIAERIAAWASRPH; encoded by the coding sequence ATGAAGTTCGAACACGTCACCTTCGACCTGCCACACGGCACCTTTCATGCGCTGCAGGGTGGCGATCCCGATGGGCAACCGACGCTCGTCTTGCACGGCTTCCCGGACCATCCGCCCACCGCGAAGCCTTTCCTCGCCGAGCTTGGACGCCGCGGACGTCACGTCGTCGCACCTTGGCTTCGCGGTTACGCGCCGTCCCCGACCGCGGGGCCGTTCGACATGGCCGCCCTCACCGGCGACGTGCTCGCGCTGATCGACCGCTGGTCTCCCGGGCGAGCCATAGAGTTGATTGGCCACGACTGGGGCGGCGCGGTCACATACGATGTCTGCGTCACCGCGCCAGAGCGGATCAAACGCGCAGTCACGCTAGCATTCCCCCACCCACTGACGTTTCTGAGCCAGCCTCGCCTCGCTCAGCTACGCCGGAGCTGGTACATGGGGCTCTTCCAACTGCCGGGAAGCGGCTGGATCGTCAGCGCTCGAGATCTCGCCCTCATCGACCACCTATGGCGTCAGTGGTCGCCCAGCCTCTCGCTCGATCCAGCTCTCCAGGCGGAGCTACACGAGACCCTGCGGGCGAGTATGCCTGCGCCCTTGCGCTACTACCGAGGGCTGCTGCGACCCGGCATGCTTAGGGCGATGCGCCGCCTAGCTCAGCCGATCACAACACCCCTGCTGCAGCTCCACGGTTACGACGATGGCTGCATCTTGCCCCAACAGGTCAACGACAGCCATCGGTTCGCCGGCCCACACGCGCTGGAAGTCGTCCCTGACGTCGGTCACTTCCTGCACATCGAGGCCCCCGAGGCGATCGCGGAACGGATCGCGGCATGGGCATCGCGGCCCCACTAA
- a CDS encoding methyltransferase family protein codes for MSMAVEPDSAGVRFPPPFIYLGALLLGLTAERFVTLRSFGIDGWLLVATGALLFVAGAAMMLAAAGLFRRLGTNVPPSQPTTLIATTGPYRWTRNPMYLGMALVYASLTIGFDGPIAFALLPLVLIAIQTQVIAREERYLEAKFGDDYRRYKTEVRRWL; via the coding sequence ATGAGCATGGCCGTGGAACCGGACAGCGCGGGTGTGCGTTTCCCCCCGCCCTTCATCTATCTGGGAGCGCTGCTGTTGGGGCTGACGGCGGAGCGGTTCGTCACCCTGCGCTCTTTCGGCATCGATGGGTGGTTGCTGGTCGCGACGGGCGCGCTGCTGTTCGTTGCCGGAGCGGCGATGATGCTTGCGGCGGCGGGGCTGTTCCGGCGGCTGGGCACCAACGTTCCGCCGTCGCAGCCAACGACCCTCATCGCAACGACAGGTCCTTATCGGTGGACCCGCAATCCCATGTATCTCGGCATGGCCCTTGTCTATGCCAGCCTTACGATCGGCTTCGACGGGCCGATCGCCTTCGCCCTGCTCCCGTTGGTGCTCATCGCGATCCAGACGCAGGTGATCGCCCGCGAGGAGCGCTATCTCGAAGCGAAGTTCGGCGACGACTACCGCCGCTACAAGACCGAGGTTCGCCGCTGGCTCTGA
- a CDS encoding NAD(P)/FAD-dependent oxidoreductase — protein MDDVIIIGGSFAGLAAALQLGRARRKVTVLDTGLPRNRFAGYSHGLLGHDHKPPLTILAEARQQLARYPTIRLVNARADGVSGAIDDFSVLTGDGESLRARRLILSYGVVDQMPDVPGFAEGWGTSIVPCPYCDGFEVAGQHWGLVWSGPQSHNSVRLFHDWTDRLTLFADGHDIPPDIRADLARRNIPVVDDRITAIAHHGGHTATVNLATGPNVAVDILFAHPRNKPSASLHESLGLATVDTPLGIVLKADERRETSMPGIYAAGDLVNPGIPSVTLASSHGAMAGIFAQQSMLV, from the coding sequence ATGGATGACGTCATCATCATCGGCGGCAGCTTCGCCGGTCTCGCCGCCGCGTTGCAGCTCGGCCGCGCCCGCCGCAAGGTCACCGTTCTCGATACTGGCCTGCCGCGCAATCGCTTCGCCGGCTACTCGCATGGCCTGCTCGGCCACGATCACAAGCCACCGCTGACCATCCTGGCCGAGGCGCGGCAGCAGCTGGCGCGCTATCCCACGATCAGGCTGGTCAATGCCCGGGCCGACGGCGTCTCCGGCGCCATCGACGATTTCTCCGTTCTCACTGGCGATGGTGAAAGTCTTCGGGCGCGCCGCCTGATCCTGAGCTATGGCGTCGTTGACCAGATGCCTGATGTTCCGGGCTTTGCCGAAGGCTGGGGCACGTCCATCGTGCCCTGCCCCTATTGCGACGGCTTTGAAGTCGCCGGCCAGCATTGGGGCCTCGTCTGGTCCGGCCCGCAGTCGCACAATTCAGTGAGGCTGTTCCACGATTGGACCGACAGGTTGACGCTCTTCGCCGATGGTCACGACATTCCGCCCGATATCCGGGCCGATCTGGCGCGTCGCAACATACCTGTCGTCGATGACCGGATCACCGCGATCGCCCATCACGGGGGCCATACCGCCACCGTCAATCTCGCTACCGGCCCCAATGTCGCGGTCGACATCCTGTTCGCGCATCCGCGCAACAAGCCGTCCGCAAGCCTGCATGAATCACTGGGCCTCGCCACGGTCGATACGCCCCTCGGCATCGTCCTCAAGGCCGACGAGCGTCGCGAAACCAGCATGCCCGGCATCTACGCCGCCGGCGACCTCGTCAACCCCGGCATCCCCTCGGTCACCCTGGCGTCATCGCACGGCGCGATGGCGGGCATCTTCGCCCAGCAGTCGATGCTGGTTTGA
- a CDS encoding TetR/AcrR family transcriptional regulator has translation MTENSQGRRGRPTNEALGQTIVDAAYELFVKLGFQATTLDKVAQRAKISKLSIYRHFENKEALFSAAIAARCHQFAPQALFESVDGSAEDQLMAVGSSLLRTLLNPEVRSVEAMVMADKTNQKSLSKLHYEAGPAHVIAQIEALLRQLHAKAVLNVPDPLRSARLFAALFKGSDLLVIARFDKARAEDDNEIESYCRSAVAMFIAAHGGNDHAGG, from the coding sequence GTGACCGAAAACAGCCAGGGTCGGCGCGGCCGGCCCACCAACGAGGCGCTTGGCCAAACGATAGTCGACGCCGCGTACGAACTCTTTGTGAAATTGGGTTTTCAAGCGACGACCTTGGACAAGGTCGCCCAGCGGGCGAAGATATCCAAGCTCAGCATTTATCGACACTTCGAGAACAAGGAGGCGCTGTTCAGCGCGGCCATCGCGGCCCGCTGCCATCAGTTTGCACCGCAGGCCCTTTTTGAAAGCGTCGACGGTTCCGCCGAAGATCAACTCATGGCGGTGGGATCATCCCTGCTTCGCACACTGCTGAACCCGGAGGTCCGCAGTGTCGAAGCCATGGTCATGGCCGACAAGACGAATCAAAAGTCGTTAAGCAAGCTCCATTACGAAGCCGGCCCCGCCCATGTCATCGCCCAAATCGAGGCACTGCTGCGTCAGTTGCACGCGAAGGCGGTTCTGAACGTGCCCGATCCTCTCCGGTCCGCCCGCTTGTTTGCCGCGCTTTTCAAAGGATCTGATCTTCTGGTTATCGCACGCTTCGATAAGGCGAGGGCAGAGGACGACAACGAAATCGAATCCTATTGCCGGTCGGCCGTTGCCATGTTCATCGCCGCGCACGGTGGCAACGACCACGCGGGCGGATAG
- a CDS encoding LysR family transcriptional regulator yields the protein MDRIEAMMVFRAVVDAGSLSAASRQLHMPLATVSRKLSDLEAHLKARLLQRSTRQLVLTDAGAAYLIACRRILDDVEEAERSAAGEFSAPKGELVITAPIAFGRLHVVPITAEFLRAYPDVDVRLVLGDRMFNLLDEHVDLAVRIGELPDSTLVASRVGATRHVVSGSPAYLDRHGRPQQLTDLSGHDIITFDHLTGPGAWKFRMGSSEASVPVRARMTVNTADAAVAAAIAGAGLTRTLCYQLAEHVRRKTLELVLPEFEPVPWPINLVYLQQGRLPLKVRAFLDFVTPRLRARLADTAPLGK from the coding sequence ATGGATCGCATCGAAGCGATGATGGTGTTCCGGGCGGTGGTCGACGCCGGCAGTCTCTCGGCGGCGAGTCGGCAACTGCACATGCCACTGGCCACCGTGAGCCGCAAGCTGTCCGACCTGGAGGCGCACCTGAAGGCGCGGTTGCTGCAGCGCTCAACGCGCCAGCTCGTGCTTACCGATGCCGGCGCGGCTTACCTCATCGCCTGTCGGCGCATCCTTGACGATGTCGAGGAAGCCGAACGCAGTGCCGCCGGCGAATTCAGCGCGCCCAAGGGCGAGTTGGTGATCACCGCACCGATCGCGTTCGGCCGATTGCACGTCGTGCCGATCACCGCCGAGTTCCTCAGGGCCTATCCGGACGTGGACGTGCGGCTGGTGCTGGGCGACCGCATGTTCAATCTGCTGGACGAGCATGTGGATCTCGCAGTCCGCATCGGCGAACTCCCCGACAGCACGCTGGTGGCCTCGCGCGTGGGCGCGACCCGCCACGTGGTGAGCGGCAGCCCGGCCTATCTGGACCGGCATGGCCGCCCACAGCAGCTGACCGACTTGTCCGGCCACGACATCATCACTTTCGACCATCTGACGGGGCCGGGGGCGTGGAAATTCCGCATGGGTTCGTCCGAAGCCTCGGTTCCCGTGCGCGCGCGGATGACCGTCAATACCGCAGACGCGGCGGTCGCGGCGGCCATCGCCGGCGCCGGCCTGACGCGGACCCTGTGCTATCAACTCGCCGAGCATGTGCGGCGCAAAACGCTGGAGCTCGTCCTCCCGGAATTCGAGCCGGTGCCGTGGCCGATCAATCTCGTCTACCTGCAGCAAGGTCGGTTGCCGCTGAAGGTGCGCGCATTCCTGGACTTCGTGACGCCGCGCTTGCGGGCGCGTCTGGCCGACACGGCGCCCCTGGGAAAATAA
- a CDS encoding carboxymuconolactone decarboxylase family protein, translated as MLQAVKQQLGSVPNLFRLVSNSPAALEGYLGMNSALAKGALPAATRERIALAVAEINGCSYCLSAHTYLGKHVAKLDDAEMTANRNGASNDPFADAAVRFAARVAERRGHVGGEDVAAVKAAGYSDAQVVEIVQHVALNTWTNYINEVAQTEIDFPVIGARQAA; from the coding sequence TTGCTGCAGGCGGTGAAGCAGCAGCTCGGCTCGGTGCCGAACCTGTTTCGCCTGGTGTCCAACAGCCCGGCCGCACTCGAGGGCTACCTCGGCATGAACTCGGCACTGGCCAAAGGCGCGCTGCCCGCCGCCACCCGCGAGCGCATCGCCCTGGCCGTTGCCGAAATCAACGGCTGCAGCTATTGCCTGTCGGCGCACACCTACCTCGGCAAGCACGTAGCCAAGCTCGACGACGCCGAGATGACCGCCAACCGCAACGGCGCGTCCAACGATCCGTTCGCCGACGCGGCCGTGCGCTTCGCCGCCCGGGTTGCCGAACGGCGCGGTCACGTCGGCGGCGAGGATGTGGCCGCAGTCAAGGCCGCCGGCTACAGCGATGCGCAAGTCGTCGAGATCGTCCAGCATGTCGCGTTGAACACTTGGACCAATTACATCAATGAAGTCGCGCAAACCGAAATCGATTTTCCGGTGATCGGCGCGCGCCAGGCGGCTTGA
- a CDS encoding DUF1348 family protein, which translates to MSRPPLPPFTLESATQKVRLAEDAWNSRDPARMALAYTPDSRWRNRSEFLQGRAAIEAFLTRKWQRERDYRLIKELWAFVDNRIGVRFAYEWRDDAGQSWRSYGNENWEFDGDGLMQVRLASINDLAIGEDERLFHWPQGRRPDDHPSLSALGL; encoded by the coding sequence ATGAGCCGCCCACCGCTGCCTCCGTTCACGCTCGAATCGGCAACGCAGAAAGTCCGCCTTGCCGAAGACGCCTGGAACTCGCGCGATCCTGCACGTATGGCGCTCGCGTATACCCCCGATAGCCGTTGGCGCAATCGCTCGGAATTCCTCCAGGGCCGAGCGGCAATCGAGGCGTTCCTGACCCGCAAGTGGCAACGCGAACGCGACTACCGGCTCATCAAGGAGTTATGGGCGTTTGTCGACAACCGCATCGGCGTGCGCTTCGCCTACGAATGGCGGGACGATGCCGGGCAATCGTGGCGCAGTTACGGCAACGAGAATTGGGAGTTCGATGGTGACGGTCTGATGCAAGTCCGGTTGGCCAGCATCAATGACCTCGCGATTGGCGAGGACGAACGACTCTTCCACTGGCCGCAAGGCCGCCGTCCCGACGACCATCCGTCCCTGAGCGCACTCGGGCTATGA
- a CDS encoding pyridoxamine 5'-phosphate oxidase family protein, whose protein sequence is MTMHYASDIAFTPTVKAIQASKGSRRAYAHMEQAGSWETTITAELKAFVEAQRSVFLATVNGDGQPYIQHRGGPPGFLRVLDEHTLAFVDFSGNRQFISTGNLQENPKAHLFLIDYRQRKRVKVWGEAHMVAATDDLLAQLMPPGYRARPEQVLRFTVNAWDANCPQHIPPRFEAEDVLAALQDKDARIAELEAELARFRAAAG, encoded by the coding sequence ATGACCATGCACTACGCCAGTGACATCGCCTTTACTCCGACGGTGAAAGCCATCCAGGCGAGCAAAGGATCGCGCCGCGCCTACGCCCACATGGAACAGGCCGGCTCGTGGGAAACAACCATCACTGCCGAGCTGAAGGCCTTCGTCGAGGCGCAACGCAGCGTTTTCCTGGCTACGGTCAACGGCGATGGCCAGCCTTATATTCAGCACCGGGGCGGGCCACCGGGCTTCCTGCGCGTGCTCGACGAGCACACGCTCGCCTTCGTCGATTTTTCCGGCAACCGACAATTCATCAGCACCGGGAACCTGCAGGAAAACCCGAAAGCGCATCTGTTCCTGATCGACTACCGCCAACGCAAGCGGGTAAAGGTATGGGGTGAGGCACACATGGTTGCAGCCACCGATGATTTGCTGGCGCAGCTGATGCCGCCGGGCTACCGGGCGCGTCCCGAACAGGTGCTACGGTTCACCGTCAACGCTTGGGATGCCAATTGCCCCCAGCACATCCCGCCACGCTTCGAAGCCGAGGACGTGCTGGCGGCGTTGCAGGACAAAGACGCACGTATCGCCGAACTGGAGGCGGAGCTGGCAAGGTTCCGGGCGGCAGCCGGATAG
- a CDS encoding alpha/beta fold hydrolase translates to MIKLIPAVLAAALAASISPSAQAHDAAARDGGQVKNVVLVHGAFADGSGWRPVYDELTARGYRVSIVQNPLTSLADDVKATQRVLDRQDGPAILVGHSWGGTVITEAGVHDKVAGLVYVSALAPDAGETTAQQYAGFAPTPEFVIETGSDGYGFISPAKFKAGFAHDTSDADAAFLRDSQVPINMSVFGTKLTQAAWRTKPSWAVIATEDKAFDQAMLIHMAERIQARITKVAASHAVFMTQPKVVADTIDRAAKEARRSTK, encoded by the coding sequence ATGATCAAGCTCATCCCCGCAGTGCTCGCAGCCGCTCTGGCGGCCAGCATCTCCCCCTCCGCCCAAGCCCACGATGCCGCAGCCCGCGATGGCGGGCAGGTGAAGAATGTCGTTCTGGTGCATGGCGCCTTCGCCGACGGCTCGGGCTGGCGCCCGGTCTACGATGAGCTGACCGCGCGCGGCTATCGCGTGTCGATCGTACAGAACCCGTTGACCTCGCTCGCCGATGACGTAAAGGCCACACAGCGTGTGCTCGACCGCCAGGATGGCCCCGCCATTCTCGTCGGGCATTCCTGGGGTGGCACGGTCATCACCGAAGCCGGCGTCCACGACAAGGTGGCGGGCTTGGTCTATGTCTCCGCGCTCGCGCCGGATGCAGGTGAAACCACCGCGCAGCAATACGCCGGTTTCGCGCCCACGCCCGAGTTCGTCATCGAAACGGGCAGCGACGGCTACGGCTTCATCAGCCCCGCGAAGTTCAAGGCAGGTTTCGCCCACGACACCAGCGATGCCGACGCAGCATTCCTACGCGACTCGCAGGTGCCGATCAACATGTCGGTGTTCGGGACCAAACTGACGCAGGCCGCTTGGCGCACGAAGCCCAGTTGGGCTGTGATTGCCACCGAAGACAAGGCGTTCGACCAGGCCATGCTCATCCATATGGCCGAGCGCATCCAAGCGCGCATCACCAAGGTCGCCGCCAGCCATGCAGTCTTCATGACCCAGCCCAAAGTGGTCGCTGACACGATCGATCGCGCAGCAAAGGAAGCGAGGCGCTCGACCAAGTAA
- a CDS encoding SDR family oxidoreductase, which produces MSFDLQLAGKRVLVTGGSRGVGAAVVERLSQLDARIVATARSQPDWPIDDVHYVAADLATAEGARQAAEAALRHLGGVDALINVVGGSSAPAGGFAALGDAEWAKALDLNLMSAVRLDRALLPAMIAQGSGVILHVTSIQRTLPLPDATIAYAAAKAALSTYSKALSKEVTPKGVRVVRVSPGWIETEASVALVERVAAHAGTDYEGGRQLVMKELGGIPLGRPAKPGEVADLIAFLVSPRAASISGTEYTIDGGTVPTV; this is translated from the coding sequence GTGAGCTTCGACCTCCAGTTGGCCGGCAAGCGCGTCCTGGTGACAGGGGGCTCGCGCGGTGTGGGCGCTGCCGTAGTCGAACGGTTGTCCCAGCTCGACGCACGTATCGTGGCGACTGCGCGCTCGCAGCCGGATTGGCCCATCGACGATGTGCACTATGTGGCGGCCGACCTCGCCACGGCCGAAGGCGCTCGCCAAGCGGCGGAGGCGGCACTGCGCCATCTCGGTGGCGTGGATGCCCTGATCAACGTGGTAGGCGGATCGTCGGCGCCGGCGGGCGGGTTCGCCGCCCTGGGCGATGCGGAGTGGGCGAAGGCGCTCGATCTGAATCTGATGTCGGCCGTGCGGCTGGATCGCGCTTTGCTCCCCGCGATGATCGCGCAAGGATCGGGTGTGATCCTGCACGTCACTTCGATCCAGCGCACGCTGCCGCTGCCGGACGCTACGATCGCGTACGCAGCCGCCAAGGCCGCGTTATCGACCTACAGCAAGGCGCTGTCCAAGGAAGTCACACCGAAGGGCGTGCGCGTGGTTCGTGTCTCGCCAGGCTGGATCGAGACGGAGGCTTCCGTCGCGTTGGTCGAGCGCGTCGCGGCCCATGCGGGGACGGACTACGAAGGCGGCAGGCAGTTGGTCATGAAGGAACTGGGCGGGATTCCGTTGGGTCGCCCGGCCAAGCCGGGTGAAGTGGCCGACCTTATCGCGTTCCTGGTCTCTCCCCGGGCCGCGTCGATCTCGGGGACGGAATACACCATCGACGGCGGAACCGTGCCGACGGTGTAA